The DNA region AAAGCTTCAGTTCCTGGAGGAACAGACATGGCAAGCATCCGTACCGCCCGCGTTCTCGCCGCTGCCGCCGCCCTGCCCCTCGCCGCCGCGCTGTTCACGGGGGTGGCCCAGGCCGACAACGGTGGATTCGCGAACGACGGATCGAATGCGAGCGTCGCCACGATCATCGGCAGCGGTGTCGGTGGCAACAACCACGGCAACTCCACCACCACCCAGCAGGTGGCGACCGGTTCCGGCGCCTCCAACCAGAACAACACCGCCAGCGTGAACGGCTCCGCCTTCACCCACATCGACCAGTCCAACGCGGTGGTCAACTTCTTCCCGTGGTGGTGACCGGCCCGACGGGGGAGCGGTAGCGGGGTGAACGACGGCCCGCACGGCGGTACTTCGGTACCGGCCGTGCGGGCCGTTCCCGTTTCTCGCTCCTGTGACCCGTGTGCTTGACAGTGGACCTTCGACTGAAGGAATCTGACGGACAGTCAGAAATCTGGAAGAGAGGTCGTCGTCGTGCACCTCGCCCCGACCGAACGGCAGCTCCGGCTGCGCGCCGAGCTCCGCGCGTACTTCCGCGACGTGATGCCCGACGGACCCCCGCCCGCCACCGCCACCGCCGACCAGCGCGCCCTGCTGCGCCGCATCGGCGCCGACGGATGGCTCGGACTCGGCTGGCCCGAGGAGTACGGCGGGCAGGGCCGCGGGCCCGACGAGCAGTTCGTGTTCTTCGACGAGGCCTACCGGGCCGGTGCCCCCGTCTCCATGGTCACGCTCAACACCGTCGGCCCCACCCTCATGAAGTACGGGACCGAGGACCAGAAGGCCACCCTCCTCCCCCGCATCCTGCGCGGCGAGGCGGTCTTCGCCATCGGCTACAGCGAGCCCGAGGCCGGCACCGACCTCGCCTCGCTCCGTACCAAGGCCGTCCGGGACGGCGACTCCTGGGTGATCGACGGGCAGAAAATCTTCACCTCCAACGCCCAGAACGCCGACTGGATCTGGCTCGCCTGCCGCACCGCGCCCGACCCCGAGACCCCGCGCCACCACGGCATCTCGATCATCCTCGTCCCCACCGACGCGCCCGGCTTCTCCTGGACCCCCATCGAGACCGTCGGCGGGCTGACCACCACGGCCACCTACTACGACTCCGTGCGCGTCCCGGCCGGAAACCTCGTCGGTCCCGAGAACGGCGGCTGGGGGCTGATCACCAACCAGCTCAACCACGAGCGGGTCGCCCTCGCCGCCATCGGCATGCAGGCCGAGGACTTCTACGAGGTCGCGCTCGCCGCCGCCCGCACGCCCGACCCGGACACCGGCCGCCGCCGGATCGACGAGCCCTGGGTACGGCTCCGGGCCGCCGAGGCGCACGCCCGGCTCGCCGCCACCCGGCTGCTCAACTGGCGCCTCGTCGGCGATGTCGGCGCCGGGCGGCTCGCGCCCGGCGACGCGAGCGGCGTGAAGTTCGCCGGCACCGAATCGGCCGTCGAGGTCTACCGGATGTGCCAGGAGATCGCCGGCCCGGCCGCCCTGGTCCGCACCGGCTCGCCGGGCGCCCTCGACGGCGGCGAACTGGAGCGGATGAACCGGGCCGCCCAGATCAACACCTTCGGGGGAGGAGTGAGCGAGGTGCAGCGCGAGATCGTCGCCATGATGCGGCTCGGGATGAAGGGGAGGGGGCGGCGCCGATGAGCACCGACGACGTCGACGCGCTGTACGAGGCGCTCAAGGGCTTCGAGGGGCGCTCCACCTCCGCCGCCTCCCTCGGCAAGGACCCCGTCAACGAGCCCATGATCCGGCACTGGTGCGAGGCCATGGGCGACGCCCATCCCGCCTATCGCGGGCCCGACGCCGTCGCGCCGCCCACCATGCTGCAGGCGTGGACCATGGGCGGGCTCTCCGGACATCCGGACCGAGCGGGCGCGTACGAGGAGCTGTCCACCCTCCTCGACGCCGCCGGCTGCACCTCGATCGTCGCCACCGACTGCGAGCAGGAGTACCTCCGCCCGCTCCGCCCCGGCGACACGATCACCTTCGACGCCGTCATCGAGTCCGTCTCGCCGCGCAAGACCACCAAGCTCGGCACCGGGCACTTCATCACCACCCGCATGGACATCCGCGCCGACGGCGAACTCGCCGGCACCCACCGCTTCCGCGTCCTCAAGTACGCCCCCGCCCAGCAGAAAGGAGAAACGAAACCCCAGCGGCCCCGCCCCGTCGTCAACCGCGACAACGCCGGCTTCTGGGACGGCGTCGCCGGGCACCGCCTCCTCGTCCAGCGCTGCGCCGACTGCGCGACCCTCCGCTTCCCGTGGCTGCCCGGCTGCAACGCGTGCGGCTCGTGCGCCTGGGACACCGTCGAGGCGAGCGGCGCGGGGACGGTCTACTCGTACGTCGTCATGCACCACCCGCCCTTCCCGGCCTTCGATCCCCCTTACGCCGTCGCGCTCGTCGAACTCGCCGAGGGCGTACGGATGATCGGCAACGTCGTCGGCGTCCCGTACGACAAGGTGCGCATCGGCATGCCGGTCCGGCTGGAGTTCACGCGGGTGGACGAGGACCTCGAACTGCCCATGTGGCGGGCAGAGAGCGGGAGTTGAGGGCGGACATGGACTTCGATCCCACCGAGGAGCAGGCCGCCGCCCGCGACCTGGCCGCCCGCGTCTTCGGCGACCTCGCCACCCCCGAACGGCTCGCCGCCGCCGGCACCGGCTCGGACGCCGAGCTGTGGAAGGCGCTGTGCGCGGCCGGGCTCGTCGAGGCCGTCGAGGAGACCGGACTGCTCGGCCTGGTGCTGCTCGCCGAGGAGCAGGGGCGCACGACGGCGCAGGTGCCGTTCACGGCGAGCGCGGTGTACGGGCTGCTCGCCGTGGCCCGGCACGGCACGGACGAGCAGCGCGCCCGGCTGCTGCCCGGGCTGAGGGCCGGTACGACCGTCGTGACCGCGGCCTTTCCGCAGAAGGAGTGGGTCCCCTGGCTGCGGGACGCCACGCACGTCCTCGTACCGGACGAGACGCGAACCCTGCACCTCGTTCCCGTCCCGGACACCGGCGACGCCGTCGAGCCCGTCGAACTCACCGCGCCCTGGGCCGCCGGACGGGCCGTCCGGGCCGCCGCCCTCGATCCCGGCTCCGGGGAGCGGATCGGCGGCCCCGGCCCGTACGCGTACGAGGACGTGCTCGCCGCCGCCCGGATCGCCTTCGCCGGCCTCCAGGCGGGGGTCTGCGCCGGGTCGCTGGCGCGCGCCGTCGCGTACACCTCCGTGCGCGAGCAGTTCGGGCGCCCGCTCTCCTCGAACCAGGGCGTCCAACTCCGGGCCGCCGACGCGTACATGGACACGGAGTCGATCAGGGTGACGGCGTACGAGGCGGCCTGGCGTTACGACGAAGGGTTGCCGGTCGCCGAGCACGCGCTGACCGCCGCC from Streptomyces fradiae includes:
- a CDS encoding acyl-CoA dehydrogenase family protein codes for the protein MHLAPTERQLRLRAELRAYFRDVMPDGPPPATATADQRALLRRIGADGWLGLGWPEEYGGQGRGPDEQFVFFDEAYRAGAPVSMVTLNTVGPTLMKYGTEDQKATLLPRILRGEAVFAIGYSEPEAGTDLASLRTKAVRDGDSWVIDGQKIFTSNAQNADWIWLACRTAPDPETPRHHGISIILVPTDAPGFSWTPIETVGGLTTTATYYDSVRVPAGNLVGPENGGWGLITNQLNHERVALAAIGMQAEDFYEVALAAARTPDPDTGRRRIDEPWVRLRAAEAHARLAATRLLNWRLVGDVGAGRLAPGDASGVKFAGTESAVEVYRMCQEIAGPAALVRTGSPGALDGGELERMNRAAQINTFGGGVSEVQREIVAMMRLGMKGRGRRR
- a CDS encoding bifunctional MaoC family dehydratase N-terminal/OB-fold nucleic acid binding domain-containing protein encodes the protein MSTDDVDALYEALKGFEGRSTSAASLGKDPVNEPMIRHWCEAMGDAHPAYRGPDAVAPPTMLQAWTMGGLSGHPDRAGAYEELSTLLDAAGCTSIVATDCEQEYLRPLRPGDTITFDAVIESVSPRKTTKLGTGHFITTRMDIRADGELAGTHRFRVLKYAPAQQKGETKPQRPRPVVNRDNAGFWDGVAGHRLLVQRCADCATLRFPWLPGCNACGSCAWDTVEASGAGTVYSYVVMHHPPFPAFDPPYAVALVELAEGVRMIGNVVGVPYDKVRIGMPVRLEFTRVDEDLELPMWRAESGS
- a CDS encoding acyl-CoA dehydrogenase family protein is translated as MDFDPTEEQAAARDLAARVFGDLATPERLAAAGTGSDAELWKALCAAGLVEAVEETGLLGLVLLAEEQGRTTAQVPFTASAVYGLLAVARHGTDEQRARLLPGLRAGTTVVTAAFPQKEWVPWLRDATHVLVPDETRTLHLVPVPDTGDAVEPVELTAPWAAGRAVRAAALDPGSGERIGGPGPYAYEDVLAAARIAFAGLQAGVCAGSLARAVAYTSVREQFGRPLSSNQGVQLRAADAYMDTESIRVTAYEAAWRYDEGLPVAEHALTAAWWAAEAGKRVVHAGQHLHGGMGADLDHPVHRHFLWGRQLDAYLGCGTELLAELGDVLAKGDTA